The following is a genomic window from Aquificota bacterium.
TTGCAAACTCCCTTAGACCTTCCACATCTCTCAAGAAAAAGTCTTTGTCCTTTCCAGTTTTTTCTTCCAAAAGGTCAAAGTATTTGTACCTCTTATAAGGTGGTGTAAAATCAAGCTCCTTTCCTCTGTAGCTTATCTTAAGAGTCCCCAAGGTATTTAAAAGCACATGGGAAAGTAGCCTTTCGGTGAAGTTCATAAGGTCCTCATAGTCCCAATAGGCAGCATAAAACTCCACCATGGTAAACTCAGGGTTGTGGGTTGTGTCCACTCCCTCGTTGCGGAAATTTTTGCCAAGTTCATAAACTCTGTTAAAGCCCCCCACTATAAGCCTTTTGAGGTATAGCTCTGGTGCTATCCTAAGGTATAGGTTCTGCTCAAGGTAGTTGTGGTATGTAATAAAGGGCTTAGCATTAGCACCTGAGGCCACATGTTGCAAAATGGGAGTCTCCACCTCCAAAAAGCCCTCTGAGTTCAAAAAGTTCCTTATCTCTTGTATTACCTTACTCCTTAGGATGAATATCTTCCTTGCATGTTCGTTGGCTATAAGGTCCAAGTATCTCTGCCTGTAGCGGACTTCTACATCCTTTATGCCGTGCCACTTTTCCGGCATGGGATGAAGACTCTTTGAAAGTAAAGAAAAGCTTTCCACCTCAACGGTTAGCTCACCAGTCTTTGTCCTAAAGAGCTTGCCCTTTACTCCTATTATGTCCCCCAAATCTACCAGGTCCTCAAAATCTTTAAAAGCCTCTTCTCCTATGAGGTCTGCCTTTACGTATATCTGTATCCTTCCTGTGGCATCTTGGAGATGCCCAAATATGGCCTTTCCCATACTTCTTAGTGTGATGAGCCTTCCTGCCACAGAGACCTCTTCAAAGTTTGGTTCAAGGTCGTACTCGGCCTTTAGGCTTTGTATATCAAGGCTATTGTTTTCTTGCGTAGGCACGGCGGAAAAAAGGCATAACTTACCCTCATACCTGTCCAGCTTACCCCTTAGAGTATATTCCTTACCGGCTTGTAGCTCTTGTTCTGTTATGGCAAGTATTTCAACGCCGGAGGCGTCTGAAAGCCTAACAAGATAGCCCTTTTCCAGCTTGGAGACCCTTTTAGCTATTCCCTTTACGCTTACCTCCTTACCATCCGTTGGCTTTTCATACTTGTCCCTTATATCACCTATCTGATGGCTTACCTCAAACTTGTGAGGATAGGCTAAATTCCTCTCTCTTAGCTTTTTAAGTTTTTCAAGTCTTGACCCTTCCATAAAAAAAGGATTATAGCACTTTTGGAGTATAATCTTCTTCATGAAAACAGGCTTTGTATATAGCCACATATACCTTGAACACCATTGGAAAAACCATCCAGAAAACAAAGACAGGCTTATAGCCATAGTGCAAGAACTGGAAAGAAAAGGACTGTTAAAGGAATTGGTGCATATTGACCCAAGAAGGGCCTCCGCCCAAGAGGTCTCTTTAAACCACGACCCTACTTACATACAAGAGGTGGCAGACTTTTGCGCAGCAGGTGGTGGCTACTTGGACCCGGATACTTATGCAGTGCCATCTTCTTATGAGGTAGCCCTACATGCGGTGGGTGGCGTGCTTGAAGGCATAGACAGGCTTTTAAAAAAGGAAGTGGATGTGGTATTCTGTGCCGTAAGGCCACCTGGCCATCATGCCGAATATGCAAAGGCTATGGGCTTTTGCCTCTTTAACAACATAGCCATAGGCGCCCACTATCTTCTTCAAAAGGGCTTTGATAGAGTCTTTATAGTGGATTTTGATGCCCATCATGGAAATGGAACACAAAAAAGTTTTTATGAGGATGACAGAGTATTTTACTTTTCTTCCCACGAATACCCCTTTTATCCCGGCACAGGTTCTCGTGAAGAAAAAGGTGCAGGGAAAGGCTACGGCTATACCCATAACGAACCCCTTCCCGCCGGCGCAGGAGATAAGGAATTTAGCCAGATATACTTGGAAACCCTTCCAAAGATTTTTTATGAATACAAGCCACAATTTTTGCTTGTATCGGCAGGCTATGATGCCCACAGGGATGACCCCCTTACCTATTTGAACCTTTCTACAGAAGGCTTTGGTAGAATAGTGGACAGCCTTCTAAGCTTGGCAAAGGACCTATCCATACCCGTGCTTTTCGCCTTAGAGGGTGGCTATAACTTGCAAGCTTTGGCCCAGTGCGTTAGCCTAAGCATAGAAAGGATGTTGGAGGCATGATGTTAAAAAGGATAAAACACTACATATTTCAAGCCATTTCCTTCATCTTTGTGGTATACGGCTTTTACCTGCTTTTTCTCTTCCTTCTGGACACATCCCTTAGAGTAAACAAAACCTTAGCCTATCCCTTTTCCATAGGCATCACCCTGCTTTTGGCAAGCTTTACTCTTTATTATTGGGTAAAGAAAGGGAAATTGCCTTTATAATATTATTTGAGGGCGATTAGCTCAGAGGTAGAGCGCCATCCTCACAAGATGGAGGTCGGAGGTTCGAGTCCTCCATCGCCCACCATTTGAAATAGATTTAATACTATGAGTAGTCTAAAGGAAAGCCTCATTAAAATTGATGAGTTTGTTTACAAGCTACCGGAGAACACAATTCAAGGGCAAAAAGTACCAGTCTACTTTTACCTTAGCGATAGACTCTTTGAACTTTTGGAAGAGGATGCTATAAGGCAGGCGGCCAACGCCGCAACCCTTCCAGGTGTGGAAAAAGCCATTTATGTAATGCCAGATGTGCATGTGGGCTATGGCTTTCCTGTGGGTGGTGTTATGGCAACGGATATAGAAGAGGGTATAATAAGCCCCGGGTCCATAGGCTACGATATAAACTGTGGTGTAAGGCTCATAGCCACAAACCTCACAGTGGATGATATAAAGCCTGTAAGAAAGGAGCTTATGCAAGAAGTTTTAAAGAACGTGCCTGCTGGCGTTGGTTCCACTGGAAAGATAAAGCTTTCAAAGGCCGAGCTTTCTGAGGTGGCCATAAAGGGCGCAAGGTGGGCCATAGAAAGAGGCTATGGCTTTGAGGAAGACCTTGAACACATAGAGAGCAAGGGAGCATTACCCAATGCGGATCCTTCCAAGGTGTCCGACTTTGCCTTTCAAAGAGGCTCTGACGAGCTTGGAACGGTAGGCTCCGGAAACCACTTTGTAGAAGTGCAGTATGTGGATGAGATATACGATGAAGAGATAGCCAAAAAACTTGGCCTTGAGCTTGGACAGGCTACCATAATGGTGCATTCTGGGTCAAGGGGCTTTGGCCATCAGGTATGCGTTGATTATCTTAAGGTGGCAAAGGATGCCCTAAAAAAGTACAATATAGACATACCAGACATGCAATTGGCATGCATGCCTTTTAAATCCGTAGAAGGCCAGGACTATTTTAAGGCTATGAACGCTGCAGCCAACTACGCCTTTGCCAACAGACAGATATTGGGCTATTTGACCGCAGATACGGTAAGGAGGTTTTTCAACCTATCTTGGAAGGAGTTTGGGTATAGACTGGTCTACGACCTGGCCCACAACATAGGAAAGGTGGAAGAGCATAAAGTAGATGGCGAGGTTAAAAAGCTTTTGGTTCATAGAAAGGGGGCCACAAGGGCCTTTCCACCCCACAACCTAGATGTTCCACCAGCTTACAGAGATATAGGCCAGCCCGTTCTCATACCTGGAGATGTGGGTAGGTACTCTTTTATTTTGGTAGGTCAAGAAAAAAGCATGCACATGAGCTTTGGAAGCGCATGCCATGGTGCTGGCAGGCTTATGTCAAGGACAAAGGCAAAGGAGTTTGTCAGAAAGGAGGGCCTTGAGAAGGTCCTGGGAGACCTGGTGGTGGTAGCAAGAGGAAAAGGAACGGTGGCAGAAGAGATACCGCAGGCGTATAAGGATGTTTCCGAGGTTGCTTTTGTGGTCCATTCCCTTGGTATAGCAAAGTTGGTAGCAAGGTTTAAACCCTTAGGTACTTTGAAAGGATAAGTGATATAATAAAAATTTCTGGAGGAAAGAATGGGTGAGTTTGAGAAGCTCTTTGAGAAGAGTCTAAAGGAAATAAGAAGGGGGGAGGTAATAAAGGGAAGGGTTGTGCAGGTTGATGACAGGAACATTTACGTGGATATTGGCTACAAGGTGGAAGGTATACTTCCGAAGGAAGAGCTACCAGAGGCAAAGGTAGGAGATGAGATAAAGGCTGTTGTTCTTAGGTTTAGCAGGGGCGGCTCTCCCATACTTTCCTACAGAAGGTATTTGGAAGAAAGACTTACAGGGTTTTTAAAGTCTTGTTATGAAAAGGGCAAGTTTGTGACGGGTACGGTGGTAGGTAAGGGTGAGGATGCCTATGTGGTGGATATAAGCGGTCTAAAAACCCTTTTGCCTTTCAAGGAGGCGAGCAAGAACCTAAGGGAAGGCAAAAAGATAGTGGCAAAGATAATAGAGTTAAAAAGGGAAGAGGGTGGTCTTAAAGTGGTCTTATCCCAAAAAGATTACATAAAGGCTCAGGAAGAAAAGAAGAAGGCAAGGCTTCTTGCAAGGCTAAAGGTGGGAGATATAGTAGAAGGCCGTGTTATAAAGATAGACCCAGACAAGGGTATAACCCTTTTGATAGGGAATGCCTTGAGGGCCTTTTTACCCCTTGATGAACTTAGCTGGGGAAGGGATAGAAACCCTTACAACTACGCAGAAATTGGTGAAAGATTAAGGGTAAAGGTAAAAAGAATACCAAAGGATGGCCAATTTGTCTTTGTGAGTTTAAGAGAAACGAAGGAAAATCCATGGATAAAGGCGGAAGAAAGTATTAAGAAAGGGCAAGTGATTAATGGAAGGGTGGTTGAAGTCAAGGAAAATGGTCTGATAGTGGAGATTATGGAAGGTGTAGAGGGTTATGTGCCAAAAGAAGAAATATCTTATGATGGTACCACCTATAGAAAGGGTGATAAGGTATCTGCTTTGGTGCTTGACTTTGACCCAAAAAGGCACAAGCTCATCCTTAGTATAAAAAGAACTCTTCCGAAGCCGTGGGAGGAATTTCTCAAAAATTATCCTGTGGGAAGTAAGGTGGTTGGTATTGTGGAAAAGATAGAGGGTGCAAAGGCTTTTGTAAAGCTTGACCAAAACGTTTATGGAATGATCCACAGAAGCGATCTTGATTGGGTAAAGCCCGGCAGGGTGGAGGATGTGCTTCAAGTAGGACAGTCCTTGGAGTTTGCAGTGTTGGGTCTTGATGGCAGGTTTGTAAAGCTTGGGCTAAAGCAGTTAAAAGAGAACCCGTGGGAGAAGGTGCTAAATAACTACAAAGTGGGAGATAAGGTAAAGCTAAGGGTAAAAAGCCTTCATCCTTTTGGTGCTTTCCTTCAATTTCCAGAGGGCGTAGATGGTCTTTTGCCCATCTCAGAAATACCAAAAGGCACCAAGCTTGAAGAAGGTCAAGAAGTAGAAGTTAAGATCATAGAGCTGTCTCCCGAGAAGATAACCCTTAGCATGCGGGAAGAAGAGAAGAAGGAAGAGATTATAACCACCAGTAGCTCGGATAAGGGCTTTACTCTTGGAGACATACTTAGGAAGAAGATGAAAATATGAAAAGGAAAGCCCTTGTACAAAGATTGAAACAAGACCATTTTACCAAGCTTTCCAAAAAGAAAATATCCCACATGGTTAATTTTCTTATAAACAATATAAAGGGGGCTATCCAATCTGGAGAAGATGTTAAAATCTCAGGCTTTGGCACATTTAGAAGGAGGCAGAAGCGTATAGTTTTCAAACCAAGCAAAAAGCTTCTTTGGAAGTTGAAAACTGGCCTAAAGCGTTCTAAAATGTAATTTAACGGGGTGTGGCGCAGGCGGTAGCGCGCTGGCATGGGGGGCCAGAGGTCACGGGTTCAAGTCCCGTCACCCCGATTTTAAAAAAAGGAGGTGGAACATGGTAGTAATTGCACAGCCAGTAGAACAAGACTTAGAAGCCTTAGTCTTGAGAGTTTTCTTAAAGTCTATTGACGTGCTTGGTGGACTTTCCAAGCTTGCCGATTACAAAACTCTTACTTGGCTACCTTCCCTGGCAAGAGCCGTCTATTGCGTTGTATTGAGGGAAGAGTATTTCAAGACGGAAGAAGAAATAGCTCAAAGAGTTGGTCTTACCATTCAAACGGTTAGGAACATACTAAGGGCAGACCCAAACAAGGTTCTGGAAAAGCTAAAGAGCATTGAGGAACTTATAGAAGAGGAAAGAAAGGAATTAAAAGTGCATACCGCCGGTGGAGTGGCAAAGCTTGCATACAAGCTTGTAAAAGAAGGACAAGAAGAATCTAAGGTTTTTCTTCAATACTGTGAAAAGGTAGCCTATGCCTTGGATGTGCCTTGGGCTTATATGGTACTAAAGAGGTTAAAAGGTACAGATTTTCCTATAAACTCTGCGGAAGCTATACTGGATAAGCTTGAAAACGTCTATATAAAAGGTAGGAGTGCAAAGGAGGTAATCCAAGAGCTTGAATTTCCAATAAAGAACCCTGCAGAGCTGTTGCATAAGATAAAGGAAAATCTCAAGATGCACGGTCTTGAGTGATACTTTCCTTTAAGATTCTCTTCTCGTATATTAGGGCAAGAGTAAAGAGTGTAGTAAAGATAAGGGGGCCGAGGAAGATGCCTACAAAACCAAAGGTAAGTAGGCCCCCTATTATAGAAAAGAAAAGCACTATATAGGGTATGCTTATGCCCATCTTCATTATGATGGGCCTTAAAAGGTTGTCTATGGTTGAGATTATAAATGTTCCATAGAGGAACATAAAAGCACCATTATATACGCCTTTGGTTGCAAAGGTATAAACAGCCACTGGAAACCACACAAAGCCTGCACCAAAGGGTGGTATAAAGGAACTTATAAAAGTAGCAATGGCAAGCAGTATGGCATAGTCAATGCCAGCTATTTTGTAGCCTACAAAACCAAGTATACCCTGGACTATGGCAACGCCTATGGAGCCATAAACGGTGGCAAGAACAGTTTTGTATATGGTAATGGATACTTCCTCTATGTCCTCTCTATGCATGGGAAGGAATCTCTGCGCAAACTTTATAAACCTTGGACCATCCTTTAGGATAAAGAATAGGGTGATAAGAAAAACAAAGGTCTTGAAAAGAAAGCTTGCTACAGCTGGAACCAAAGAGGCAGCCAAGTTAAGCCCCTTTTGAGCTAAATCCCTTAGACCTGCAATAAGAAAGTTCTTAAACTCCTCCGATTCTATGTAGGCTATAAACCTTTTTATCTCTTCCTCCGTAAAAAGCCTTTTTATGTATGGATGGTTTTGTATCTCTTTTATAATGTCCAAGTAGGAGCTGTTTTGTGTAAGATTTATGGCGAGTTGGAAAAGGTCTATGGATTGTCTTACCGCAAGGGCAAGAATAAGGCTAAAGGGGATAACTACTAAAAGTAGGATTATTAAGGTTAAAATAAGCGCAGAAGATAGGTTCCCTATCCTACGGGAAAGCTTAAGATGTATTGGATACAGAACTAAGGAAAATATAATGGCCCAAAGGATAGGTTTGAGGAAAGGGAGAAGCATAAGCAATGCCAAAGCCATAAAAAAGCCTGTTAGCGATAAAAGGAAGTAAAGAAAAATTTTCTCCCTCACAAGGATAAATTATAAGGTATGGAAAGGTGTCCCAAGTGTGGTGCCTTGCTTGAGGTTATAGAATGCTGTGGTGGTGGCATATACAGATGCGATGCCTGTGGAGAGTTTTATTTTTATGGGGAACTCATAGAGTCTCAAAAGGACTCTGAGGAGGCCTCCTTAGAAGTTCAAGAGCCACCTCACCAGCCGGAAGACCTTCCACCACAATCTTGTAAACGGCAAGGCTAATAGGAGCGTGTATATTTAAGGATTCTGACAGTTCATACACGGCTTTAACCGTATGCACACCTTCTACAGTCTGATTTAGCCTTTTTAGAGCTTCCTCTACAGATAGGCCCTGACCGAGCATATAGCCAAGGCTTCTGTTCCTTGACTGGGGAGAGCTGGCGGTCAAAAAGAGGTCGCCCACGCCAGAAAGGCCATAAAAGGTTTCCCTCCTTGCTCCAAGGCTTACCCCTATCCTTACCATCTCCGCAAGCCCCCTTGTTATAAGGGAAGCCCTGGCATTCTCCCCAAAGCCAAGGCCATCCGATATACCGCAAGCTATAGCTATAACATTCTTTAAGGCACCACCGAGTTCCACACCCACAAGGTCTGTGGAAAGATAAACCCTAAAGCTTTCCGAGCTTATCCAACCTCTTATCCTTTCCATCTCCTCCCCATTATTTCCAGCCAAAACTAAAGCCGTAGGCAGTCCTTTTGAGACCTCACTGGCAAAGGAAGGTCCAGAAAGACAAAAAACCTCCACTTCTGAGTCTATTTCCAAAAGGACCTCTGAGACCCTTTTCTTTGTGCCTATCTCAAGGCCCTTTGATGCAGATATTATCTTTTTACCCTTAAGGCTTTTCCCTTTAAGCACTTCCCTTATGACCTGGACGGGAAGGGCAAGGATTATGTAATCGGAAAAGCTAAAGGCTTCCTCAAGGTCGTGGGTAGCTTGCACGCCTTTTAGTTCTACTCCTTCTACGTAAGGATGCTTACCTGTGTTTATAAGGTCTATGATGGCAGGGTTTTTTTCAAAGATAAGGATTTTATGTCCCAACCTTCCGAGATGGGAAGCTAAGGCACAGCCCCAACGACCCCCGCCAAGTATGGAAAAATGCATGGAAATATTATATTTTTCTTTAAAAGCATAAGGAGGTGGAAGATGAGAAAGGCTTTACTTTTAATGAGCTTGCTTTTTGGCTTTTCCTTTTCACAGCAGTTAATTATGAAAAAACCACCCAAATCCCTTGAAAAATACTACCCTCCACAATCCCAAAAGATGGAGTTTCTCTCCAATATGCATACTATGAGCATTGCCTTTCATGGGATAAGCCTAAACACAAACGAGGGAAGATGGGACAAGGCTCTTGAGTGGGCAAATCAGTTAAAAAAGGCTTATGAAGAAAGCGCAAAAATGGTTCCCGAGTGGAAAGACTACTATAAGCCTGCCTTGGCGGAAAACTTGGTAAAGGCGGTCCAATCAAAGAATGCGGATGCGGTCGTAAAAGCTTCAAGGGAGCTTGGCCAAACCTGTAATAAATGCCATCAGGAAAAC
Proteins encoded in this region:
- a CDS encoding HU family DNA-binding protein — protein: MKRKALVQRLKQDHFTKLSKKKISHMVNFLINNIKGAIQSGEDVKISGFGTFRRRQKRIVFKPSKKLLWKLKTGLKRSKM
- a CDS encoding NAD(P)-dependent glycerol-3-phosphate dehydrogenase, producing the protein MHFSILGGGRWGCALASHLGRLGHKILIFEKNPAIIDLINTGKHPYVEGVELKGVQATHDLEEAFSFSDYIILALPVQVIREVLKGKSLKGKKIISASKGLEIGTKKRVSEVLLEIDSEVEVFCLSGPSFASEVSKGLPTALVLAGNNGEEMERIRGWISSESFRVYLSTDLVGVELGGALKNVIAIACGISDGLGFGENARASLITRGLAEMVRIGVSLGARRETFYGLSGVGDLFLTASSPQSRNRSLGYMLGQGLSVEEALKRLNQTVEGVHTVKAVYELSESLNIHAPISLAVYKIVVEGLPAGEVALELLRRPPQSPFETL
- a CDS encoding S1 RNA-binding domain-containing protein; this encodes MGEFEKLFEKSLKEIRRGEVIKGRVVQVDDRNIYVDIGYKVEGILPKEELPEAKVGDEIKAVVLRFSRGGSPILSYRRYLEERLTGFLKSCYEKGKFVTGTVVGKGEDAYVVDISGLKTLLPFKEASKNLREGKKIVAKIIELKREEGGLKVVLSQKDYIKAQEEKKKARLLARLKVGDIVEGRVIKIDPDKGITLLIGNALRAFLPLDELSWGRDRNPYNYAEIGERLRVKVKRIPKDGQFVFVSLRETKENPWIKAEESIKKGQVINGRVVEVKENGLIVEIMEGVEGYVPKEEISYDGTTYRKGDKVSALVLDFDPKRHKLILSIKRTLPKPWEEFLKNYPVGSKVVGIVEKIEGAKAFVKLDQNVYGMIHRSDLDWVKPGRVEDVLQVGQSLEFAVLGLDGRFVKLGLKQLKENPWEKVLNNYKVGDKVKLRVKSLHPFGAFLQFPEGVDGLLPISEIPKGTKLEEGQEVEVKIIELSPEKITLSMREEEKKEEIITTSSSDKGFTLGDILRKKMKI
- a CDS encoding bacterio-opsin activator, encoding MVVIAQPVEQDLEALVLRVFLKSIDVLGGLSKLADYKTLTWLPSLARAVYCVVLREEYFKTEEEIAQRVGLTIQTVRNILRADPNKVLEKLKSIEELIEEERKELKVHTAGGVAKLAYKLVKEGQEESKVFLQYCEKVAYALDVPWAYMVLKRLKGTDFPINSAEAILDKLENVYIKGRSAKEVIQELEFPIKNPAELLHKIKENLKMHGLE
- the lysS gene encoding lysine--tRNA ligase, with protein sequence MEGSRLEKLKKLRERNLAYPHKFEVSHQIGDIRDKYEKPTDGKEVSVKGIAKRVSKLEKGYLVRLSDASGVEILAITEQELQAGKEYTLRGKLDRYEGKLCLFSAVPTQENNSLDIQSLKAEYDLEPNFEEVSVAGRLITLRSMGKAIFGHLQDATGRIQIYVKADLIGEEAFKDFEDLVDLGDIIGVKGKLFRTKTGELTVEVESFSLLSKSLHPMPEKWHGIKDVEVRYRQRYLDLIANEHARKIFILRSKVIQEIRNFLNSEGFLEVETPILQHVASGANAKPFITYHNYLEQNLYLRIAPELYLKRLIVGGFNRVYELGKNFRNEGVDTTHNPEFTMVEFYAAYWDYEDLMNFTERLLSHVLLNTLGTLKISYRGKELDFTPPYKRYKYFDLLEEKTGKDKDFFLRDVEGLREFAKKIGVPKAESLTHAKLIDKVFDMLVEDELWGPCFVLDFPKILSPLAKSHRKDPDLVERFELFVAGKELANAYTELNDPEDQKERFLEQLKEKEMGDEEAMSMDEDFITALEYGMPPTGGEGIGIDRLVMILADVDSIREVILFPALRR
- a CDS encoding RtcB family protein codes for the protein MSSLKESLIKIDEFVYKLPENTIQGQKVPVYFYLSDRLFELLEEDAIRQAANAATLPGVEKAIYVMPDVHVGYGFPVGGVMATDIEEGIISPGSIGYDINCGVRLIATNLTVDDIKPVRKELMQEVLKNVPAGVGSTGKIKLSKAELSEVAIKGARWAIERGYGFEEDLEHIESKGALPNADPSKVSDFAFQRGSDELGTVGSGNHFVEVQYVDEIYDEEIAKKLGLELGQATIMVHSGSRGFGHQVCVDYLKVAKDALKKYNIDIPDMQLACMPFKSVEGQDYFKAMNAAANYAFANRQILGYLTADTVRRFFNLSWKEFGYRLVYDLAHNIGKVEEHKVDGEVKKLLVHRKGATRAFPPHNLDVPPAYRDIGQPVLIPGDVGRYSFILVGQEKSMHMSFGSACHGAGRLMSRTKAKEFVRKEGLEKVLGDLVVVARGKGTVAEEIPQAYKDVSEVAFVVHSLGIAKLVARFKPLGTLKG
- a CDS encoding AI-2E family transporter — its product is MALALLMLLPFLKPILWAIIFSLVLYPIHLKLSRRIGNLSSALILTLIILLLVVIPFSLILALAVRQSIDLFQLAINLTQNSSYLDIIKEIQNHPYIKRLFTEEEIKRFIAYIESEEFKNFLIAGLRDLAQKGLNLAASLVPAVASFLFKTFVFLITLFFILKDGPRFIKFAQRFLPMHREDIEEVSITIYKTVLATVYGSIGVAIVQGILGFVGYKIAGIDYAILLAIATFISSFIPPFGAGFVWFPVAVYTFATKGVYNGAFMFLYGTFIISTIDNLLRPIIMKMGISIPYIVLFFSIIGGLLTFGFVGIFLGPLIFTTLFTLALIYEKRILKESITQDRAS
- a CDS encoding histone deacetylase, translating into MKTGFVYSHIYLEHHWKNHPENKDRLIAIVQELERKGLLKELVHIDPRRASAQEVSLNHDPTYIQEVADFCAAGGGYLDPDTYAVPSSYEVALHAVGGVLEGIDRLLKKEVDVVFCAVRPPGHHAEYAKAMGFCLFNNIAIGAHYLLQKGFDRVFIVDFDAHHGNGTQKSFYEDDRVFYFSSHEYPFYPGTGSREEKGAGKGYGYTHNEPLPAGAGDKEFSQIYLETLPKIFYEYKPQFLLVSAGYDAHRDDPLTYLNLSTEGFGRIVDSLLSLAKDLSIPVLFALEGGYNLQALAQCVSLSIERMLEA